One Triticum dicoccoides isolate Atlit2015 ecotype Zavitan chromosome 5B, WEW_v2.0, whole genome shotgun sequence genomic window carries:
- the LOC119307349 gene encoding UDP-glycosyltransferase 85A8-like, with amino-acid sequence MPPISLGDTSSFVRTTDPDDFDLRFNIVEANGCTKAGALILNTFDDLEADVLAALRGEYPHIYTVSPLGSLLNHHLRIRDASGSGSTSGLSLWRQDSQCLAWLDTQQPGSIVYANFGSLMVLSTDQLAEFVWGLPASGHPFLWSIRDNLIPGIGAGAGLSSLPAEFVAETAGRCCLTTWCLQDQVLGHPAVGCFLAHNGWNSTCESVAAGVPMVCWPGFADQYTNCKYACEVWGVGLRLDDEVRKEQVASHVRHAMKAEDMRGSAAGWKVKAEEAVAPGGLSWENLRSMVTELGFVNVEA; translated from the coding sequence ATGCCGCCGATCAGCCTAGGAGACACCTCCAGCTTCGTCCGCACGACCGACCCGGACGACTTCGACCTCCGTTTCAACATCGTGGAGGCCAACGGCTGCACCAAGGCCGGCGCACTCATCCTCAACACCTTCGACGACCTAGAAGCCGACGTCCTCGCCGCCCTCCGCGGCGAGTACCCGCACATCTACACCGTCAGTCCCCTAGGCTCCCTCCTCAACCACCACCTAAGGATAAGGGacgcctccggctccggctccaccagcggcctcagCCTGTGGAGGCAGGACAGCCAGTGCCTCGCGTGGCTGGACACGCAACAACCGGGCTCCATCGTGTACGCCAACTTCGGCAGCCTCATGGTCCTCTCCACCGACCAGCTCGCCGAGTTCGTGTGGGGCCTCCCGGCCAGCGGCCACCCGTTTCTCTGGTCCATTAGGGACAACCTCATCCCCGGCATCGGCGCCGGCGCTGGCTTGAGCTCGCTGCCAGCGGAGTTCGTCGCGGAGACGGCAGGGCGGTGTTGCCTGACGACGTGGTGCCTGCAGGATCAGGTGCTAGGGCACCCGGCCGTGGGGTGCTTCCTGGCGCACAACGGGTGGAACTCCACCTGCGAGAGCGTGGCCGCCGGCGTGCCGATGGTGTGCTGGCCGGGGTTCGCAGACCAGTACACCAACTGCAAGTACGCCTGTGAGGTGTGGGGCGTGGGCCTCCGGCTTGACGACGAGGTGAGGAAGGAGCAGGTGGCTAGCCACGTTAGGCATGCGATGAAGGCGGAGGACATGCGAGGAAGCGCGGCTGGGTGGAAGGTCAAGGCGGAGGAGGCCGTGGCGCCCGGCGGGTTGTCGTGGGAGAACCTGCGGAGCATGGTCACAGAGCTCGGCTTTGTCAATGTTGAAGCCTGA